DNA from Lineus longissimus chromosome 7, tnLinLong1.2, whole genome shotgun sequence:
caattggcaatattgccatttgggatggtgaacagagctaggagcaaatgcgacgcttatgatttatttaaagaaataaaatgcccgatttaacatcctgcagaatcaggggaatcgggcttTTCCAgagatatacgacacaaatgggttgtcctcatgcattcactttggaaacgcattttaaaatagatgttacgtcctgttaatggggcacgtcatcatcacgtacatttgggaaaaactccctaacgagacctatatCTGTTGCGCACTGGGGGCAACCGTTTAATCCGTTCTGCGCATCACGGAAGTAGACACGCCGACCAGacgaattttgcaaattttcttgtgaaaaacTCCTGATAACGTTGATGATAGGAAAAATAAGAACTAAAGGATTAGACCAAAGGTTAGAACTAATAAAGGTGTTGACTATCTAGTGGTTTTTAGGTCATGTCGCTCCTTTAAATGAGTGTGAAGTGATAAAGACGTTGACTTCCGGCAAGAAAAGTCAGAAAAAATGTACACTGAGGCCTATTGCTAGTGTAGTGCATGCATGCAGTGATAAACAATGTATACAATACACcaatacagtaggcctatatagtgtATGTCCACAAAACTAACTAAGTGAACTGTCAGTCTTGGCAATTCTTTGGCCTAGACAGGTCGAATAGTCGGATGCTGTATGATCGAGGTTCCAATTGCGATATAGATATCATTAATGATACTATCGAACAAACTTCGTACTGCACTAGGACTACTACTAACTACTGGTACTGGTAGCCTACCACCAGGAACTTCGCCTTCGGAAGAGGGACCAGTCGGAGCAAGCCATGCCCATGGAAAGCCACAAGAAACCATGGCAAGAGAAAGAGTTTATAGtcacatataggcctataccacATGACATGTTATTTTGTTTGTTGTGATGGCTGCTTTAATATATCTACATTTGATTTGTTGTGGCTCTGATCTGCGCCCTCTGATTGGTATGATGTCTGCTATTGTTTTCTCATCTTCATAGCGCCCCATTTTATACATTTCTTCTTTCCACATGCATCGCCACTGCCTCCAGGttactgatagtgatagtgattcGTGATTGACAGGATTATAAACCGTCATTATTCAAACCACAATCTATTCTAGGGAAGATGATGGATCAATTTGAGCCTGTGTTCGTCTATGTGAAGGTCGGCGAACCAACAAAGAATGGCGATGTGGTCAAGTACTCCATTGTGTCACAAAAGGTATGCAGAGTAGATTGAGTGAAGAAATGATCCTTCAAATATTAGTCTTAGCCTTTAAAGATAAATTAGAAAGTCAATTTGGTAATCATGACAATTCATTTTTGATTGGATGAAAGTTTATCTTAGAATAGTAATTTAAATGGACCCACTTTTCTCTCAGTATATTTGTCCCCTCACCTGCAGGCCTTGGTTTTATTCTTCATTCAAGCTATAATTTCTTCATCCAGGTCACTGAGGATGAATCGACAGCAACTGTAGTTCGTCAGTATGAGGACTTTGAATGGTTACACCATTGTATGGTCACACAGAATAACCTAGAAGGAGTCATTGTCCCGCCATTACCCCCTAAGCCTCTTGTTGATCCAAAGATTACTGAGAAACAGACCAAGGAAAAGCTTGGCAGTGATACCAAATTATTAAAGGGAGATGAGTATGAAAAAGACTCAAGAAATCTTGAAAAGTAAGTTCGTGTTGTGACATGTCATGATTGAATGTGACTTTCTCTATGGAATTTCCTAGGACTCCTCGGGGGGAATATCACCATTTCTCATTGCTGCCTGGTGGTCTCCAGCAACGGGACCACTGCTCAAATTGAACATTGATACATAAATGATTTACCGACCTGCAGGCTTGTCTTAGGTATCGTAACAAGGAGATCAAAATATACAGTTTATTAAGCTCATCTTGCCTTTGCCCTGACAAAGTCTATACATAACAGGCCAGAGGGCCCTGCGTTATTTCAGCTTGTCCATTTCATTCGCCTTCATCATTGGGCTGTTGATACCAAAAAAGTGCCGAACTTTTGTTGTGATTTTCCTCAACTTTACTTTATCATGTCTTTTTCAGGTACCTCAAATTAGTTGTGACACACAGTGCATTTGGAACAGATGCCACTTTAGATAAATTCCTGAGGGAAACAGAAGTAAGTCAACTCTAAAGACTCCGGagtatctttttttaaacaggGTATTTTTCCTTAAAACCAATGGATGTAAATTTATATCATTTGAATATCCATTCCTTGATTCAGTCGATATATGAAACTACCTCACGACGTGACTGGCAAAAATCATAGAAGatcagttttagttttagtgaGATGCTACAGGTTGCAGGCAGGTGTATTGGCCTCCTTGCCACCTTAATCCatcgcccaagttgtccctttaaattaaAGTTGAGGTGTTTTCATTTCAGCCGCCATGTAGGACGAATGTGAAGAAGGGTTTCTTCAATAAAGTCACGTCGGCAGTAAATGAAGTCAGGAAGGGAGGCCATAAGGATGTTGATGAACATTTTGTCAAGGAGAAGGACTGGTTGAACGAATACTCAATTCATATCAAGAGTTCTGCCACTGTGAGTTGAAGCAGTTAATTTGCCTGATGTTTCTTATTGGTGGCATCATTGCTACTCAAGACTCCCATGCTAGAGTGAATTTCTCTTTAGCTTAATTGGTAGAGTGAAGCTTGAAGCTTCAATAAAGTAATTCCTTGTTTCTTTTGCAGACATTCTCTAAAACAGTAAGCAACCAAGAGAGTAAGTACACTAAGCAGGAATGTTAGTTCTAGTGTCCATCCCAGTATTAACACGGTACACACCAAAAAAAGACTCCGGTTCCTGCCCAATTCGTAACCTGTGACTTGTGCCCATTGGTTTTGTTGCAAGGAGTATGTTCACCTCTTGGCTGGACTTGCGTTAATGAAGGGATTCTTGGCAAATAAATCTAAGTCCTGTGCATTAACTATGACTGAGGTCGTTTTGCCTTGCAGCGCTTCAAATATTAAGCCACCAGATGGCTGATGAATACCTTGAAATGAGAGTCCTGTTTGTCTGTGTTCATCAAGTCACAAATGGTattttgattgtacatgtaatttgtttttcttcagaattgGCCCAGGGTTACTTGCACCTGGCTACTGCCCTTAATCTTGGTGGAACACtttatgatgaagatgatgagaaCGGTCAAACAATTCACAGGTAAGGAGAGTGAAATGTTATATTGTAAATTGCTTTGGGAAAGTTTGTTTTGGATGGAAAAGACATTTTGCATTAGAAATTTTCCGTTGAAATATCATGTGCAAGAAATTTTAAAATGGTGAAAGGAGGGATGATAGTTACTAAGACAGAATTCTAAACCAGTCAAAAGTGCTTAGAAATTGTTCTTTTTCTTGCAGATTAAGTGTTCAGCTGTCCGAAGCTTATGAGGATGCTAAGGTAATCATTTAAACTTGATTACGTCATAGTAAGGTCACTTGATGATAATTCTGTCTGGGGAGTGAAGGCTTGGACAACAAACTAGATAAAAAGTGATAATTTAGCATTGCAGGACAATAAATTCTAGTAAGAGGATTTTGGTTGTTACATGTGAGTTGACAGATACAGTTTTCCTTTAATAGTCATGTTAGTCTGGAGGTCTTATTTGATAAATACATTTCTTTATACTCCAGTGCTATTCATTCCTTATGCTCTGCTTTCTCTGCTACACATCCTTGCTATTCATGTTATTTTATTTATCATAAGAATGTTGTAAATGTATTTGTATTGCAGCATGGTTTACTAGTGGACTGTGCCAATGATGAGTTGACTATGGGACATCAACTCGATCTTTATGCACGATTTGTTGATGCAGAGAAGGTACCGAATCATATCAATTTCATTCTTTGTACTTTTTACTTTGGTTAAAACAAGGGAAGTCACCAAGATACTGGCATGCTACTAAGCTCACAAAAGAGTACACACATCAGATAAACGTTGAAAAGAATGGTTGGGGGAAACATCAAAGTTTGACCTTGTAACCGCTGTGATTTCAGGAGATGTTATTCCGTCGTCTATGTCGTCTGATAGAGTATGAAGATGCCAACAGAGCAGTCGAGAAAGCCAAACCTCAGAAAAGACCTGCGGTATGTATAATTTCTTTCTTGACAGGTTGTTCGCCGTGAAAGCAATGTTGAGAAGTCCTCCTTCTACTGTGTTGCTCTTGAGTTTCATCATTTACCCAAAGATGGCACTTCAGTTTTTCAGAATGGCTCTAGTCTAATAGAgacttttgcatctgaactcttaCAGAATGAGTCAAATCTGTCTTACGAAATATCAGATACTTTATTGGTGATATGGAATAATTTGGCAATAATGGCACAGAAATATCTAAACCCTCTCTTTTTGACACTGACAACCTTTCATCACTGCAGGTCAAACCATGAGTTACaacactaccccccccccccccccctcatagtCAATGTCAGTAATACTGTCCCCCGTAAATCGATTCGGCATTCTCATTTTGCAGTTTAATTTTGCCAAGAACCATGAGTTTGGCAATTACCTCAGTCCTGATTAGAAAATTGCTGTTTGAGATGCAATTTAAGATGCACATGCTGGGTATCACCAGGCTCTGATGTGTTTTCTAATTGACTAACCAGGGGAAGTCCGCTTTTGTAGGAATTTAAATGAGCTGGCGGtagtcaccctggagaatcagtttccCAATTAACTGAGAATTTTATGTTATCTTGTTCATTCAAGGCAGACGTTCAAATTTATCATTGAGCCTGCCCTGGGTAGTGCCTGGTAGAACCAAGGGGAAATTTGTGCATCacagaaaaaaacctttttaatgaaataatctGTGTCTATGTGGAGAGGAAATTACCAATCTGCAACCACAATCTGGATGCATTGTGGTTTAAATGATTCGAGGAGATTATCATTAAGATTTGTGAAGAAAAGCATCTTTGAAAATGTGTCGGACCCCTGTTGAATCCCCCCTCTTTTTGTATGAAACGCATAACTTAGTGTACACTGGAACAATGGAATTTCATAATTATGCTTCTTCAAGAATTGGTCGGATCAGACATAAGAATTTCCTCATTTTCTGACTCGACTGGGCCCGGATCATATGCCTTGTTTACATAACTTGTAAACAACCATGATTTCCTCCGAGCCTTGTTATGTTCATTGTCATTCTCATCACTTGTCTTCACATCATCGTTATGGCCAACATTGTCAAATTTCTCCAAGTCATGTGAATGATTTTGTGATTTGGACATAGAATTATTACATTGTAAATCATTGGAGCGAGTAATTGGTGGCGTTTCGTCTTTTGTTTCAGAGTCTGATTTATTCAACTTCTTCTTTAATTCTTCAGACTTTTTGACGTATCTTTGGGAAGATTTTTGGAGGGAAGTGTGTGACAAATCAGGTGGTTGTTTTGAGTTCGATTCAAAAGATGAATTCTGTCCCTCCGGGTTGTAACTAGGGGAGACAGCTTTTGGTGTTGAGTCAGTTAGACATGTTTCTTCagatatatttgaaaaatgtgGATTTTCTATCACAATTGCTGTCGTTTTAATCTTGTTTGGTGCCTCCGAAGTCGGGGAATTTGGCCCCTGGGACATTTCTTCCCCTAATTTTCTCTGACCAAAGAACATGTTGTGTTTATCACAGCCTTCCAACTCATCCAACATTGGATTAGTCTTGACAACATTCTCTTCTGGAAACTCATAAGGTTTAAAACTGAGTAAACTTTCTTGGGGGCTAAACCCCCAATTATGCATTGTACTAGCTGAAGGTGCCAATTCAAAACTTGAGCGTCTGCTACTGCTGTTACTCCGAATAGAACACACTTCCATTGCGTCGTTCAACCGCACTGGTTTCCCGTTCAGCTGGAGTATCGGGACAGATATGTCCGTAAAGAATACGTTTGGCGTGCTCTCGCTTTGTTGTGGATTGAAATCTGGAAGCGGATTGTTCCTAATACTGCCATTCATAATAACAACACTGCCACCTATTGACCGTGCTGTATTTGAGTTAGACGATAACTCTTTCCTAGAAACAAGAATCGGATTTTCTAAAACTACATCGTCTTCTGTCCACCGTCGGTGGTCGCGGTACAAGTGACCATTTTCCATGGAATTCTGCGCCATCTTGTAGCGAAGTTGTAAACGCATCAGTTTTTTCTTTTGCCGCCTTTTGTAACACTGCATGGCAATGACGACTATGATGATAAAGACAGCGGGGGCGGTGGCCCCGATTCCCAACATGATGTATGAAAATTGATCCACCGGCATCCCAAGAATCATCTTGGGAATGATCTTCGGGATATAAACCTCTGTTGTTGTGGTAACTGCCATCTCGCCTGACTTCTATTTTACGTCTCTGGAGTTCTGTGTTTTGTCGAAATTACTGAAAGGTacaaaaaatgaacaaagtaatgcattgattttaaaacttAGATGACAATTGAAGAGATTTTCTTTGTATTTTGTCTTTTCTATGGGGTGTGGTATTCCCAAGCTGAAATACAATGGAAATAAAAACGTTGGGCTACTTTAATGTCCCTAAAGTGGGGAGTTTCTATTACCGGATGAAGAGACTTTGTACTGgaaaatatgcaaattgattaaTTCTGTGCGGCAGAATTATGGTTTTTCAGCCGGTAGCTGTTTTATGAGAGAACAAATCAACTCAGTCCTGTATTAAGCATGTATACACAAGTTCCCATAGTGACAGTTCTAAAATAACACATCGGAATTTTGTCGCGAGTCAGAtatatacatgatatatatCATTTATTATCAGAAATTGAAATGGCCCAATTTTATTTTAGATTATTTGCAAAACCACAAAACCATCGTGCAAATCACCTTATTCTTATTGTAAACTCAAATTATCTTCATGTGGCCATTAGTTGCCATGGAAATACAGTAGTTATTAGCAGGATATTCTTGCTGCAGGTAGCACTTCTTGTCATCGTTGTGGGTTTGCAATTGGTGGGTGGTTCTGACTGCTTCAGGCAAATCTGGCGCCAGCCAATTATTACCTCGATTGTTTCTTCTCAGTCGCTAAGTAACCAAACATTCACCTGGTGGAAATGTCACAACTTTGCCCGGAGGTAAGGAGGGCTGAGATTTTTGTGGGATGCAATTTGGTGCAAAAAATGTGTCGCCCATGTTCAAGTATAAGAAATAGCATTATATTGAGCATAGTGGGTGTAAGATTTGGGTAGTTTAAACACCCTCTTGTTCCAAAATTTGCCATATTGATTTCAGCTTTGTCCACGAGATCCTTTTCTCCAGCTAAGCATCAGCTCATATCAGTCCTCAACTCCTGCTTAGACTCATGTATTTCTGATATAGCAGAATATAGAGGATTTTTGTCACCTGTGGAAAGCTAATCCTGTGTAAAGGAAAGATTCTGGACTGTTCCATAATCTTGTCCATAGCCATTAATATGTGTGAAAGATCAAGTAATTTTTCTACATCATAGTTATTACACCCGAGGTATTGATTGGCATAAATCACCCTTTCATAACTCTGGTACCAAAATCGTAATAGTGGCTTGGTCCAGGCACATGGTAATCACACCCTGCAGTTTCTGATAGATTTGTACAAAGTTAATATTCAAAGAGCCGTGCATGTACATGTGAGTTCCATTAGTTTGATGAAGTAACTGTCAAGCTTGATCAGACTTCTTTTGTAAGCAAATCTCTCTGTTGAGCTGTTTTGCTGCAGAACATGCAGAAGCTAAGTGCTATCTCAATTTGTCTGGTCTAAGCTTGCTGCTAAAGACTTACATATGTAGACTAAGGGGGGCAAAGCAGAGTCAAATCAAAAAGTGGACTTCATCATGTCGACTTTTGGTGACCCTTTTCGGGTTTTAGCCGGAGTGCTTTCTATACATACGACTTGTGTGGGTGAATTGGTCTTATGCTGAGGGCTGAAGAAAACTTGGCCATACTTGGCCATCACTAACCAAACAGTGCATCCTTGAAGACCAATATCCTTTTGCTTTGGGGCAAGGCAACTTACCCCCCACTGACCAGACTGAATTCCTATGAAGTCATATTGGATATTGTGGCCCTATGTCTTGGAATCTCAATCTTGATTAGCCAGGTTCGACATTCTTATCAAGCAATATAAGGATGAGCCCTTTGGGTAGGAACTCAGTGTCTATGACCAGAAGCATTCTGGGCATGCTTAGTTCTGTCTGTGTAGCCTGGTAAAGCAGGATCATGGTTGGGTCTACCCAGGCTCACTAAAAAATCCTGAATTTACACCTATGCAAGCAAATCAATGATTCAAATCATAATGAAGTACAATCATAAATGTGGAACTTCGGGAACTTTGCCATGTGGCATAAGATCATTATATGACTTCTATGAGTCCATGGAAGGTGACCAGCGTAGAAATTAATTTGAGGTCAATTAGCGTGGTGATTCCAAGATTTGATGAGTAGAAGTCAAAGAGATGAAGATTGACCCTCTGAAGTATGGACAACCGCAAGTCAAAATTCTGTAGACAATTTTCCAGTTTCTGCTCTGATGTAAGGCTGTGAAAAAGTTCAAACTGTCAACTTGTTCAAATTACACTCGTTCATTTTGAAAGGGTTAAGACATATTAAGCGATCTCTGATGTGTTGGTTATAATGTCATGGCCGTCGTCTCTCTGATGATCAAATCATTTTAATCCTTTTTCCAATAAATTGCTCCAATGCATTAGAGACGGATTGTAAACAAAGTTCGCCCAAGTTCAACTTCTATTCTGCTTGGGGTACTTTGTTAATTTAATTGATATATCATGTGGCGTCAACTCCATTGACAGTTCTTTGTACTTAAAGTTTTAAATTGATTCATTTTGTAGCTGTCACTTCTGAATGAAATTTTCTTTATTTCCGGTTCTGGGTGCGACAGTAAAGTTGATTGAGTTCAAGCTGTTGGGATGTGACACAGTTGATAAAATTAAACACAAGCGCAGTATGCCTTTAAAAAAGGCTGCTGCTTCTTTTGTTTTTGCCCCTTGGCAGTAATGTGTATCACTCAAGAACACAGCTGCCCCATTGAAAATGGCCTGGGCATTTTCTTAGTCGATAATTGTATGTTTGCCAAGACATTACTACTCTGGATCGATATCTGAATGCCAATAACAGCGACACACAACTGTACGTCTTGTCTCTTACAGTCAGATATCTTGTTTAAAGGTGATATCCTCTTCATGCCTGGAACAGACATACTCGTTAGGGCAAAGGAAGCGGGATTCATCATCGCATGATAATTAGTGTGGCTGGATCTGGTCACGTTTTCTGTTCAACACCAGGTCATTGTCAAATCAGATTAGAATGCCTTGAGGTCAGGTGGTTCAGTTTTTCTGGTCACAGACTTTTGTCTTGAGACATTGGATCAGCTCGTGGCAGCTTGGTCCACACTTCAGGTCAAGGCCTGTGATTTGAGAGGATGGGGATCAGAGGGAGAGCATATGTCAGGTCAATGGCTGGGATCTGATATGACACGGGCTTAGAGAGATGGTGTGTCTGGTCAATGCCTGAGATTTGGCTAAGCTAGGGGTTAGAGGGATGGTATGCCAGGTCAAGGCTGTCCAACCTAAATATAAGCCTGTCTCCCATTGTTCTTCTTTCGAAAGCAAAAGCGATCTAGCTTCATTACTGCAGATAATTTGTTGCCTAGATGCAATAATTAGTCTCCTAGATGCAATAACCGTCTGTTATGAAATGTAGATATTGACCATAATTGAGATTTCTGAAGCACCTAAGAGCACTTATGGATATTCTGTTGTTGGCTTTCAGCAGTTAATTTCTGATTGATATCGGTAATGAGAAGTTGTTTGTGTCCATTGGCATTTGTTTTCTGGAAGAATTAGCTCCCAAATGCGTGCAAAAGTCCTGATGATTTATGCATGAGCTCCTTTTGGCAGAGACATCAACTTGGGTACCATCTGACCTGTTCAGCCAGAAACCTGATCCATATCCTAGCGGAACAACACAAATTTGTTGAAGAGAACTGTGAGAGCCAAGGGACCATTTTGCCTCATTGAGATGCAGACATGGTTTTCTGAGATGCGTGGCTTGTTAGCTGGTCAATGATGTTTGCCTTATATATGGCCACATCCGCTAGCCTTGGTATTTCCGATAAGGTTTGGCTTAACATATGCTTCACTGAAGTGCCAACATGATCATCCAAGCTGACCAAAAACTTCCCCACTTGGTAGTTGTTGGTCAGCTTGGATGATCATGTTGGTCCACCAGCACAGAGATATTTTCACTTCAGCCTTGCATTTCATATTTTAACAGAATAAGATGAACTGTTTTAGATGGTAATATAAACTTGGGAAACATTTGACTGAGAAAAACTCTTGAACAATTTGCCAATGAATATAGATTCTTGGCCAGAGCCTAGATGTACATGGGACTGTCTTGCCTCAGTGACAtgcagacattgggtgatatgaataaagactagcaaatgcttttttctaaaactctgcgtacatttacactaggcctttctgtacaaaattgaagtaaaagcattcgctagtctttattcatatcacccattgtctatGGTGTGCAGACAGAATTTGGCGCTTGGTCAATGATGTTGTGATGGTCTACTTCCCTGGATTGGACTTGTGCCATTATTGACGTTGTGTCATgcataatgtttttttctgacaGAAACCTTTCAGGTGAAAGACAGTTTCGATAAACACCAACAAAGCCTCTTACTCAAACATCTCGGAAATAGTGCAACCACAAGCAAATCAACTTGTGGATATAACAAGAGTAAAGTAAAGGACTTATACTCCGGAAATGGTCTTTGGGTAATTGCTGTTCTGTTAAGCTGTATTTGCTCTGGCCACATCAGCCATTGATGAACTAATTCCAATCTCGAGACCTGTTTGCCCACCAGATATATCCCGCCTTGGCTTTCTTGGAGTTGCTAAATGAGTGGCTTTTACAAATTGTTGCTGCTCTCAGGGTTACAGCTTGATAACAGCGTTCATGAACTGAAAGGTTTGAGGAGCAGCACTGAATTTTAAAAGAATCTGAACAAGATTTCTTCTTAGTTTTTGCAGAATGGTCAAGAAATGTAGTCATTCCACTTCCATCAATACTTTGGTAATACAAGATTTCCTTGAAATTGTCAAAGGTATATCAATTTCTCATGGATAATTACATTTCTGATCATGTTGCATCCAAGGGAGTTCCACTCTTGCAAACAAACAGTCTCCACGTTGGCTTTTTGTTCATGAGAAATGGCCGTCTTGCTTGGACGTCATCAGATAGTTGATATGTTGGGGAAGGCCACTTATTGATTTGTTGAGTCGTATTTGTAGCTTTGTCAATCCCTATGACAAACTGTAAGTCTCAACTTGGTTGGTTGCTCTCAGTTCTCAAGTATCTGATTCTAAAGGCCTTGTTCACAGAGAATAAGTGTTGGAATTAGAAGATATATGCACCATCAGAGAAGTACATGCCTAATGTCAAATGGTGGTTGGTGGGATAGAGACCCTGGTTCCTTGTCATGTTAGAACAAACACAATCCACACGTGCAaacaaattggttatttttacAGCTAATCAATGGGCTTTGCTCTGCGTGACTACTGTGGTCCTTTGAGGCCTAATAAGTTGATTAACTGTTGGCACTTTTGATTTGCACTAGTGAATCATGAAACATTGCTGTTTGATGAAGCAATTGGCAAAGTCCCCTGCTACAGACAGGTGGACCTCCTTTATTGAAAGTGACAACAAGTGATTTGTTTACGTCCACAAAAGGCCAGCCAATTGAGCTGTTCTGTTGAGTCTCTGATGGAATTATTGATGAGAGAGATTTAGGTAACCAGGAAATGAGGGCCAATCAGATAATAAAAAAAGGCTCTTCTCTACCTGATCTATTGACCTTTGAGACTTGGAGAATGAAAGAACCCTTGGAGTTACCTCATTTGCCCCAAGATTCCTGGGAGATGGTCTCAGCACCAAGTGACAAGTTGGTGACAGTCAGCCAACTAACATCTGACACTAATTAATGACATAAATGTGCAAACTGACATTTCTTTGCGATGCTAATGGACTGCCATACGCTGAGTATTGTTGAAGGAGTTCATTACTCGCACACATTCTATTCGGAGTGATCAGCCGGTTTGACTGTGAGAGCCCGGGTTCAAGGACCAGTGAGTAAGTCACTCAACTAACTTGCTTCTCCCTGGGAGTATGAATCAGTACCTATTTGCAGAGATGGCCAAACAAAGTGGTTAGTCCTGAGCACCGAGTACCTCAGAGTAATGTTTTCCTTTGTACTGTCCTGAATCACACTAAAATAACGGTGTCCATCCCAAATCCCAACAGTTGAAATTGAAGTTATGAAAATACCAAAAGTGTGTATCAGAAGGCATTAGATGCTATATGTTTAAATAGTCTATTTAACATCCCTATCAGCTCATCATGTGAAGTTAATAAGTTCGACCCTCCCTTTTTACTCTACCACTCCCAGACACGAATGATACTACAGATGGGTGTTTCCCCCATTGCTCTGTGATCATGGTAGCGTTATTGTCCTCACTAAATGTTCCCCGGAAGGTATCTGTCCATTCAAGTTGCCGTGGAAACAACACATCATTTAAGCTTGCTCTGTCTCCAGGTGGTCCTCAATCAACGATGACTAATCGTAAAACACGGACACACGCCAAGTTTACGATTGCAACATGCACAGTGCCTGTCCTTATGtgatgaaaaataagaaaaatgttGACGATTtctcacttcaacaaaacatTGGTGATAAATCTTCTCGTTAGCAATCGATTTTGTGGGTGAAACCCTGAAAGGGATGTTATCAGTCTATACAAATGAACATTTAGCCTCCCAAA
Protein-coding regions in this window:
- the LOC135491496 gene encoding sorting nexin-5-like — its product is MMDQFEPVFVYVKVGEPTKNGDVVKYSIVSQKVTEDESTATVVRQYEDFEWLHHCMVTQNNLEGVIVPPLPPKPLVDPKITEKQTKEKLGSDTKLLKGDEYEKDSRNLEKYLKLVVTHSAFGTDATLDKFLRETEPPCRTNVKKGFFNKVTSAVNEVRKGGHKDVDEHFVKEKDWLNEYSIHIKSSATTFSKTVSNQEKLAQGYLHLATALNLGGTLYDEDDENGQTIHRLSVQLSEAYEDAKHGLLVDCANDELTMGHQLDLYARFVDAEKEMLFRRLCRLIEYEDANRAVEKAKPQKRPAAEEVQVAAEKTYQDCTEKSKKELKSFHHDRVLALQDGLVRFADAKVKTARDTFALLAKSLSSLKQIQLP
- the LOC135491313 gene encoding uncharacterized protein LOC135491313; this encodes MAVTTTTEVYIPKIIPKMILGMPVDQFSYIMLGIGATAPAVFIIIVVIAMQCYKRRQKKKLMRLQLRYKMAQNSMENGHLYRDHRRWTEDDVVLENPILVSRKELSSNSNTARSIGGSVVIMNGSIRNNPLPDFNPQQSESTPNVFFTDISVPILQLNGKPVRLNDAMEVCSIRSNSSSRRSSFELAPSASTMHNWGFSPQESLLSFKPYEFPEENVVKTNPMLDELEGCDKHNMFFGQRKLGEEMSQGPNSPTSEAPNKIKTTAIVIENPHFSNISEETCLTDSTPKAVSPSYNPEGQNSSFESNSKQPPDLSHTSLQKSSQRYVKKSEELKKKLNKSDSETKDETPPITRSNDLQCNNSMSKSQNHSHDLEKFDNVGHNDDVKTSDENDNEHNKARRKSWLFTSYVNKAYDPGPVESENEEILMSDPTNS